The following coding sequences lie in one Miscanthus floridulus cultivar M001 chromosome 9, ASM1932011v1, whole genome shotgun sequence genomic window:
- the LOC136481003 gene encoding uncharacterized protein, with translation MASWSHCQVPLRGRGYADPPSGPNLDDMEMRSHQLGVPRRGIPGDLSAPCWQAERHRAAAARLGHNSSIGEQLQIGAGAAAARVGQSSTVGEQSCAWRVSRGSPRLSTRFIVLSKHMDRSWIFGAPFTPAYVKGVEEFMQFVSERYPKDSQILCPCSRCLNQKMQSQHDASDHIHIYGMSATYTRWIHHGESADTEVVENLEQQVEGRDHDFGIHVDVADDDYDEDHGVPEMIGELYAAAEAEGQQPMFARVLEDAKKSLSPGSRHSKFSFLVRMLYIKSRYRIGNTTFSAMIKLLSEGYPQSELPKSYDEAKKYLRELGLGCENIHVCPNNCVLFRKRYAKDNVCPVCKASRWQDEIRTKRVPHKVLRHFPLLPRLKRIFASKRTSEETQWHQKKRTPVNNVMSHPADGEAWKDFDRREKTFASDPRNLRLALATDGFNPFGNMSTQYSPKSPGKDFDVFLEPLIEDLIDLWKGVRTFDACTGKKFDLRAGHAWRRSLAFDGKRENKDEPGKFTLEEVLEELEKVKDVRPGKHPDITGNKRKRNEGPRIYSRKVGLWRLPYWQHLKLPHNLDMMHIEKNICENILGTLLNVQGKTKDTTNARLDLYDMGIRPEFHLQQHGNSVIAPPAPYVLGKDQKIAFCKFLKGIKFPDGYAANLARYITADGSKIQGKLKTHSCHILLQRIIPAGLRGLVRKDVYEAVAEIGTFFRELCSRNLWIDVVKRLKQEIPLILCKLEKIFPPAFFDVMVHLAIPTPSSPLGHSSSFPPHPPTPPPPTHFANP, from the exons ATGGCGTCGTGGTCCCACTGTCAGGTCCCACTTCGAGGACGTGGCTATGCGGACCCACCTTCGGGTCCCAACCTCGATGACATGGAGATGCGGTCCCACCAGCTGGGCGTGCCG CGTCGAGGCATCCCCGGCGACTTATCAGCGCCGTGCTGGCAAGCAGAGCGGCAccgggcagcggcggcgcgctTAGGACACAACAGCAGCATCGGCGAGCAGCTGCAGATCGGCGccggggcagcggcggcgcgcgtgGGGCAGAGCAGCACCGTCGGCGAGCAGAGCTGCGCGTGGCGCGTGAGCAGAGGATCGCCAA GATTGAGTACAAGGTTTATTGTACTGTCAAAACATATGGATAGAAGCTGGATTTTTGGGGCACCATTCACACCTGCATATGTgaaaggagttgaagagttcatgcAATTTGTTAGTGAAAGATACCCCAAAGACAGCCAGATACTTTGCCCGTGCAGTAGATGTCTAAATCAAAAAATGCAGTCTCAGCATGATGCAAGTGACCATATACACATTTATGGAATGTCAGCTACGTACAccaggtggattcatcatggggagtCGGCGGATACTGAAGTGGTTGAGAATTTGGAGCAGCAGGTCGAAGGAAGGGATCATGACTTTGGGATACATGTGGATGTGGCCGATGATGACTATGATGAGGATCACGGAGTACCAGAGATGATAGGAGAGCTGTATGCTGCGGCAGAGGCAGAGGGACAACAACCAATGTTTGCAAGAGTCCTTGAGGATGCGAAGAAGTCACTTAGCCCGGGATCTAGGCACTCAAAATTCTCTTTTCTGGTGAGGATGTTGTATATCAAGTCTCGTTATCGAATTGGGAATACAACATTTTCCGCGATGATCAAGTTGTTGTCAGAAGGATACCCTCAGAGTGAGTTGCCAAAATCATATGATGAGGCCAAGAAATATCTTAGAGAATTGGGTCTTGGCTGTGAAAACATCCATGTGTGCCCGAACAATTGTGTGTTGTTTCGGAAGAGGTATGCTAAAGACAATGTGTGTCCAGTATGCAAGGCATCTAGATGGCAAGATGAAATTAGGACCAAGAGGGTTCCACACAAGGTATTGAGGCATTTTCCACTTTTGCCAAGGTTGAAAAGAATTTTTGCTTCAAAGCGAACTTCTGAGGAAACACAATGGCACCAGAAAAAGAGGACGCCAGTCAACAATGTAATGAGCCATCCAGCTGATGGGGAAGCATGGAAGGATTTCGACAGGAGAGAAAAAACCTTTGCATCCGACCCGAGGAACCTGAGGCTTGCCTTAGCTACCGATggattcaatccatttggcaacatGAGTACCCAGTACA GTCCAAAGTctccaggaaaggattttgatgtGTTCCTTGAGCCCCTAATTGAAGACCTGATCGATCTATGGAAGGGTGTCCGCACCTTCGATGCATGTACTGGTAAGAAGTTTGACCTTCGCGCT GGACATGCATGGCGGAGAAGCTTAGCTTTCGATGGTAAGCGTGAAAACAAAGATGAGCCAGGCAAGTTCActttggaggaggtcctagaggagctagagaaggtgaaagatgtcagGCCAGGGAAGCATCCTGACATTACTGGGAATAAAAGGAAGCGCAATGAGGGTCCAAGGATTTATAGCCGCAAAGTTGGGTTGTGGAGATTGCCATACTGGCAACATCTAAAGCTTCCACATAATCTCGATATGATGCACATAgagaaaaacatatgtgaaaacattcttgGCACATTACTCAATGTACAGGGCAAGACCAAGGACACAACCAATGCTAGGCTAGATTTGTATGATATGGGCATAAGACCTGAATTTCACTTGCAGCAGCATGGCAACTCAGTcattgctccacctgctccgtatGTCTTGGGGAAGGATCAGAAAATCGCGTTCTGCAAGTTTCTCAAAGGTATCAAGTTTCCTGATGGATATGCAGCTAACCTAGCAAGATACATAACTGCAGATGGTTCGAAGATCCAGGGAAAGCTGAAAACACATTCTTGCCACATACTCCTGCAAAGAATCATACCTGCTGGCCTAAGAGGACTGGTGAGGAAGGATGTATATGAAGCAGTTGCAGAGATCGGGACCTTCTTCAGGGAACTATGCAGTAGAAATCTATGGATTGATGTTGTGAAACGGCTGAAACAAGAAATTCCATTGATCCtatgcaagcttgagaaaatCTTTCCACCTGCCTTCTTTGATGTCATGGTGCACTTGGCCATCCCCACTCCCTCATCACCCCTCGGCCATTCGTCCTCTTTTCCCCCTCATCCCCCCACCCCTCCCCCACCCACCCATTTCGCCAATCCCTAG